One stretch of Methylococcus capsulatus DNA includes these proteins:
- a CDS encoding inorganic phosphate transporter yields MTQNAFEAVADPIAAVVVKPKLETRIGPVGSMVFMGVLGIGVAFTAYSLQSDVAGAGTALALAPWLLLGLSLLIALGFEFVNGFHDTANAVATVIYTHSLPPMVAVVWSGMWNFVGVLVSSGAVAFGIISLLPVELILQVGSDAGFAMVFSLLIAAILWNLGTWYFGLPASSSHTLIGSIIGVGLSNELMHRGESATSGVDWSQAAKVGQSLLMSPLVGAVAAGMLLIALKVAVTNPKLYRAPEGLRPPPWWIRIVLVLTCTGVSFAHGSNDGQKGMGLIMLILIGIVPTAYALNRAVPDSYVPEFLALSHVVEQALVQKSEGSKAFGGDPRPVVTGFVRSREMGPDTLAATAKLVGEIAGTIEKNGSLAHIPVTGTQNVRNDMYLVDEAMRRLDKLGQPVFEERTRKEIVGYRKALENATRFIPTWVKVAVAIALGLGTMVGWRRIVVTVGEKIGKQHLTYGQGASAELVAMSTIAAADMYGLPVSTTHVLSSGVAGTMAANGSGLQWSTVRNLAMAWVLTLPAAILLSGGLFFLFRQMIAH; encoded by the coding sequence ATGACACAGAATGCTTTTGAAGCGGTGGCAGACCCCATCGCCGCGGTGGTCGTGAAACCGAAACTGGAAACTCGAATCGGACCGGTCGGCTCGATGGTGTTCATGGGTGTTCTTGGCATCGGCGTCGCTTTCACGGCCTACAGTTTGCAGAGTGATGTGGCCGGTGCCGGCACCGCGCTGGCTTTGGCGCCTTGGCTGCTGCTGGGGTTGTCGCTCCTGATCGCCCTGGGTTTCGAATTCGTGAACGGGTTCCATGATACGGCGAATGCCGTCGCCACCGTCATCTACACCCATTCGCTGCCGCCGATGGTCGCAGTGGTCTGGTCGGGCATGTGGAATTTCGTCGGTGTGCTGGTATCGTCCGGGGCCGTCGCCTTCGGCATTATTTCGCTGCTGCCGGTCGAACTGATTCTCCAGGTGGGGAGCGATGCGGGCTTCGCCATGGTGTTCTCGCTGCTGATCGCGGCCATCTTGTGGAATCTCGGGACCTGGTATTTCGGCCTGCCGGCGTCCAGTTCACACACCCTGATCGGCTCGATCATCGGCGTCGGCCTCTCCAACGAACTGATGCACCGGGGCGAATCCGCCACCTCGGGGGTGGACTGGTCACAGGCGGCGAAAGTGGGCCAGTCGCTCTTGATGTCGCCGCTCGTCGGGGCCGTTGCCGCCGGGATGCTGCTGATCGCGCTCAAAGTAGCCGTCACCAATCCCAAGCTCTACCGCGCTCCGGAAGGCTTGCGTCCGCCGCCATGGTGGATCCGCATCGTCCTGGTGCTGACCTGCACTGGCGTCTCTTTCGCGCACGGCTCGAACGACGGGCAGAAAGGCATGGGACTGATCATGCTGATCCTGATCGGCATCGTGCCGACCGCCTATGCCTTGAATCGGGCAGTGCCGGACTCCTACGTACCCGAATTCCTGGCCTTATCGCATGTCGTCGAGCAGGCGCTGGTGCAAAAGTCGGAAGGTTCGAAAGCCTTCGGGGGTGATCCCCGGCCCGTGGTGACGGGTTTCGTCCGGAGTCGGGAGATGGGACCGGACACGCTGGCGGCAACCGCGAAGCTGGTTGGGGAAATCGCCGGCACCATCGAAAAGAACGGATCGCTCGCGCACATTCCCGTAACCGGAACCCAGAACGTGCGCAACGACATGTACCTCGTCGACGAGGCCATGCGGCGGTTGGACAAACTGGGCCAGCCGGTGTTCGAGGAGCGCACCCGGAAAGAGATCGTTGGCTACCGTAAGGCGCTGGAAAACGCCACCCGGTTCATTCCCACCTGGGTGAAGGTCGCTGTCGCCATCGCCCTGGGGCTGGGCACGATGGTCGGCTGGCGGCGTATCGTGGTGACCGTCGGGGAAAAGATCGGTAAGCAGCACCTGACCTACGGCCAGGGTGCGTCGGCGGAACTGGTAGCCATGAGCACGATTGCGGCGGCGGATATGTACGGCCTGCCGGTGTCGACGACCCATGTGCTGTCGTCGGGGGTGGCCGGGACGATGGCGGCCAACGGTTCGGGGTTACAGTGGTCCACGGTCCGCAATCTGGCCATGGCCTGGGTGTTGACCCTGCCTGCAGCCATCCTGCTTTCCGGGGGCCTCTTTTTCCTGTTTCGTCAGATGATCGCCCATTGA
- a CDS encoding AMP-binding protein produces METVASISEFLDGVVGRYGPRLAIQYRPRYRTLRWSYLELGTHAAKLTSLLDRHSVGCGDRVFLFAENSPHWVAAFFAIAARGAVVVPLNPRSPPEQLANLVRSAGPSLVLASPRCHWESAPLPVADIERLGTVPTDRPAAPTGPAQLAEIIYTSGTTGDPKGVMLTHANLLSDLSAVARAVPLAPDDHVLSLVPLFHVYGQMTSLFCPLAAGCPVSYLTAPTTRSVLDALAHTPATHLVAVPEVLKTMLDRLEARLGGIPVFLRPLLRGRIRAQISKSLRTLVCGGAPLDPIVEEKWWALGFEVLQGYGLTETSPVIAANTPQAHRIGSVGKPLAEVELRIAPDGEILVKGPMVMAGYFGDPARTEAAFTDGWLKTDDVGRLDADGFLYVYGRKRYMILGPGGENVFPEDIEAVLNRTAGVTDCAVVGLESGGRTLIHAVLLADEARAAGIVAEANRHLAPHQRIVSWSVWPDADFPRAVTRKVKKDEVLRRLRREPSAQAGPAGRTTPLRLLLAQVAGTEASALSDDTRLIPDLGLDSLLRIELVARIEEDLGVCLDETDVGPQTTVADLEALLVNRRGRMPQLAAYPRWSLSPLASKLRPLAQKIFLQWWIAPFCRLRISGWEHLAALEGPVIFMANHRSYLDSAIATFALPERFRYRLAIAAATGVLYTRYRWAVPVGELALNAFPLPSEPDENIRPGLELVGHLLDDGWNVLIFPEGQMNRSGLGIQPLRRGAGTIAVDMGVPVVPMVIEGTERVMPPGKIVPRAVAPVSVRFGAPLRGGETEPYGRMLTRIEEALRRLLQNPSP; encoded by the coding sequence ATGGAAACGGTCGCGTCAATTTCCGAATTCCTGGACGGCGTGGTGGGTCGTTACGGTCCCCGCCTCGCCATACAGTACCGTCCACGCTACCGCACCCTACGCTGGAGCTACCTAGAACTCGGAACCCACGCCGCAAAGCTGACGTCGTTGCTGGACAGACACAGCGTCGGCTGCGGCGACCGGGTGTTTCTGTTCGCCGAAAACTCGCCTCACTGGGTGGCGGCCTTCTTCGCCATCGCCGCACGCGGTGCGGTCGTGGTGCCACTCAACCCCAGGAGCCCGCCGGAACAGCTCGCCAATCTGGTTCGATCGGCCGGGCCGAGTCTGGTCCTGGCGTCGCCCCGCTGCCACTGGGAAAGCGCCCCGCTGCCCGTCGCCGACATCGAACGTCTCGGGACGGTGCCAACCGACCGGCCGGCTGCCCCCACCGGTCCCGCACAACTGGCCGAGATCATCTATACCTCGGGGACCACAGGTGATCCCAAGGGCGTCATGCTCACCCACGCCAACCTGCTCTCCGACTTGAGCGCGGTTGCGCGTGCCGTTCCGCTGGCACCGGATGACCATGTCCTGAGTCTGGTCCCGCTGTTCCACGTTTACGGCCAGATGACCAGCCTGTTCTGCCCGCTCGCCGCGGGCTGTCCGGTCAGCTACCTCACCGCGCCGACCACCCGCAGCGTGCTCGATGCCCTGGCGCACACCCCCGCCACTCACCTCGTCGCTGTGCCGGAGGTCCTCAAGACCATGCTGGACCGGCTGGAGGCCCGCCTCGGCGGGATCCCCGTATTCCTGCGGCCTCTGCTGCGAGGCAGGATCAGAGCCCAGATTTCAAAATCCCTGCGGACCCTCGTCTGCGGCGGCGCTCCACTGGATCCGATCGTCGAGGAAAAATGGTGGGCGCTGGGCTTCGAAGTGCTGCAAGGCTACGGTCTGACCGAAACCAGCCCGGTAATCGCCGCCAACACACCCCAAGCCCATCGCATCGGCTCGGTCGGCAAGCCGCTGGCGGAAGTCGAGCTGCGCATCGCCCCCGACGGCGAGATCCTGGTGAAGGGCCCCATGGTCATGGCCGGTTATTTCGGCGACCCGGCACGCACCGAAGCGGCTTTCACCGACGGCTGGTTGAAAACCGACGACGTTGGTCGCCTCGATGCCGACGGCTTCCTCTACGTCTACGGCAGGAAACGCTATATGATCCTCGGGCCGGGAGGAGAAAACGTATTTCCCGAGGACATAGAGGCCGTGCTCAACCGCACTGCCGGCGTCACGGACTGCGCCGTCGTCGGACTGGAAAGCGGCGGACGCACCCTCATCCACGCCGTGCTGCTGGCTGACGAGGCACGGGCAGCCGGCATCGTCGCGGAAGCCAACCGCCACCTGGCGCCGCATCAGCGCATCGTGAGCTGGTCAGTCTGGCCGGACGCCGACTTCCCGCGTGCGGTCACGCGCAAGGTCAAGAAGGACGAAGTCCTGCGCCGGCTGCGACGGGAGCCCTCGGCTCAAGCGGGCCCCGCTGGACGGACGACACCACTTCGACTTCTCCTGGCCCAGGTGGCCGGAACCGAGGCCAGCGCCCTGAGCGATGACACTCGCCTGATCCCCGACCTGGGACTCGACTCCCTGCTCCGTATCGAACTCGTGGCCCGTATCGAAGAAGATCTCGGCGTCTGCCTGGACGAAACCGACGTCGGCCCGCAGACCACGGTGGCCGATCTCGAGGCCCTGCTGGTAAACCGCCGTGGCCGGATGCCCCAACTCGCCGCCTATCCCCGCTGGTCGCTGTCGCCCTTGGCTTCGAAGCTGCGTCCCCTGGCGCAAAAGATTTTTCTGCAATGGTGGATCGCACCGTTCTGCCGCCTCCGGATCTCGGGCTGGGAGCACCTGGCAGCGCTGGAAGGCCCAGTGATATTCATGGCCAACCATCGCAGTTATCTCGACTCCGCCATCGCCACCTTCGCCCTGCCCGAGCGCTTCCGCTATCGACTCGCCATTGCCGCTGCCACTGGCGTGCTCTACACCCGCTACCGCTGGGCCGTGCCGGTCGGCGAACTCGCGCTCAATGCCTTCCCGCTCCCCAGTGAACCCGACGAGAACATCCGTCCCGGCCTCGAGCTCGTCGGCCACCTCCTGGATGACGGCTGGAACGTACTGATCTTCCCGGAAGGCCAGATGAACCGGAGCGGCCTGGGCATCCAGCCACTACGCCGGGGCGCCGGCACCATAGCGGTCGACATGGGCGTGCCAGTGGTACCCATGGTCATCGAAGGCACCGAACGGGTCATGCCGCCGGGCAAAATCGTCCCGCGCGCCGTAGCGCCCGTGAGCGTGCGCTTCGGCGCCCCTTTGCGAGGGGGCGAGACCGAGCCCTATGGGCGGATGCTCACCCGGATCGAAGAAGCCCTGCGACGGTTGCTGCAAAACCCATCCCCTTGA
- a CDS encoding DUF47 domain-containing protein, producing MKFDYAAHSLKKIFQDHLSCCVECGQVLERLFAELDAAETHIGLIRQLEEKGDALMREAYDALETAPYSELVLLIQQFARHVDDILDGLNDTARVIDIFTPQRAETAALDLLAIILGMVRRLSAEMDHYPENPLAGIKQCREELKVSETSADLVYHEWRKSQRRYSTLSLLAESDWTEILGILEKTTDSCYHAALVLERITKYRLRQAS from the coding sequence ATGAAATTCGATTACGCCGCCCATTCACTCAAGAAAATCTTTCAGGATCATCTGAGCTGCTGCGTCGAGTGTGGCCAGGTTTTAGAGCGGCTGTTCGCCGAGCTCGACGCCGCAGAAACGCACATCGGCCTGATCCGGCAGCTCGAGGAAAAGGGCGATGCGCTGATGCGCGAAGCGTATGACGCGCTGGAGACCGCCCCTTATTCCGAGCTGGTGCTGCTGATCCAGCAGTTTGCCAGGCATGTCGACGACATTCTTGACGGTCTGAACGATACCGCCAGGGTGATCGACATCTTCACGCCTCAACGGGCGGAAACCGCCGCGCTCGACCTGCTCGCGATCATCCTGGGGATGGTCCGGCGGCTGTCGGCGGAAATGGACCACTATCCGGAAAACCCGCTCGCAGGCATCAAACAATGCCGAGAGGAGCTCAAGGTATCGGAGACGAGCGCTGACCTGGTGTATCACGAGTGGCGGAAGTCCCAGCGGCGTTATAGCACTTTGTCGCTCCTGGCCGAATCGGACTGGACCGAGATTTTAGGGATCCTGGAGAAAACCACGGATTCTTGCTATCACGCAGCTCTCGTGCTCGAGCGCATCACCAAATACCGGTTGAGACAGGCTTCCTGA
- a CDS encoding RNA recognition motif domain-containing protein, with product MGSKLYVGNLNYRVGDADLERTFAAYGTVKSAQVVMDRATGRSRGFGFVEMGSDQEAQAAIAGLNGKEMDGRNLMVNEARPPERRGGTGGGRRY from the coding sequence GTGGGCAGCAAGCTATATGTAGGCAACTTGAACTATCGTGTCGGCGATGCCGACCTGGAACGGACTTTCGCAGCATACGGCACCGTGAAATCGGCCCAGGTCGTCATGGACCGCGCCACCGGCCGATCCAGGGGATTCGGGTTCGTGGAAATGGGCAGCGACCAGGAGGCTCAAGCCGCCATTGCCGGACTCAACGGCAAAGAGATGGACGGACGTAATCTGATGGTCAATGAAGCCCGTCCGCCGGAGAGGCGCGGCGGCACTGGCGGCGGCAGGCGTTACTGA
- a CDS encoding DEAD/DEAH box helicase, with product MSSDLNSAGPAFADLGLAQPLLRAVSEAGYVRPTPIQAQAIPLLLAGGDLLAAAQTGTGKTAGFTLPILHRLLEKQVPRRPRRPRCLILTPTRELAAQVLESVETYGKYVPLKATVMFGGVGLNPQVRALGAGIDILVATPGRLLDHCGQKTVDLAGVEILVLDEADRMLDMGFIRDIRRILGLLPKQRQNMLFSATFSDEIRALADDLLNNPGYVEVARRNAASDLVDQTVHLVAQEHKRDLLTHLIRRHDWRQVLVFTRTKHGANRLAEKLAEDGIPAAAIHGNKSQSARTRALADFKDGRVPVLVATDIAARGLDIDQLPHVVNFELPNVPEDYVHRIGRTGRAGNTGSAVSLVAKEELKLLNGIERLIKRPIQRGAVEDFAPQAERREDRSRRSSQEVREGGGRQSPPDQPKARAGLAPRSAARHLPKPQRAGNRLRSQGGKRG from the coding sequence ATGTCATCTGATTTGAATTCTGCCGGCCCGGCTTTTGCCGATCTGGGGCTGGCTCAGCCCCTTTTGCGCGCCGTTTCCGAAGCCGGTTACGTCCGTCCCACCCCCATCCAGGCACAGGCGATCCCGCTTCTGCTCGCCGGCGGCGATCTGTTGGCGGCGGCCCAGACGGGAACCGGCAAGACCGCCGGGTTCACCCTCCCGATTCTGCACAGGCTGCTGGAGAAACAAGTTCCGCGCCGGCCGCGGCGTCCGCGCTGTCTCATCCTCACTCCCACTCGCGAGCTGGCGGCGCAGGTGCTGGAATCGGTCGAAACCTACGGCAAGTACGTCCCGCTGAAAGCCACGGTCATGTTCGGCGGGGTGGGGCTCAACCCCCAGGTCCGTGCTCTCGGGGCCGGCATCGACATCCTCGTTGCCACGCCGGGTCGACTGCTCGACCATTGCGGACAGAAGACCGTTGACCTTGCCGGTGTGGAAATCCTCGTACTGGATGAGGCGGACCGTATGCTCGACATGGGGTTTATCCGCGACATCCGGCGGATTCTGGGACTGCTGCCGAAGCAGAGGCAGAACATGCTGTTTTCGGCCACGTTCTCGGATGAAATCCGGGCGCTCGCCGACGATCTGCTGAACAATCCCGGCTATGTCGAAGTGGCACGCCGCAACGCCGCTTCCGATCTGGTCGACCAGACCGTCCATTTGGTCGCGCAAGAACACAAACGCGATCTGCTCACCCATTTGATCCGCCGGCACGACTGGCGCCAGGTGCTGGTATTCACCCGGACCAAGCATGGTGCGAACCGGTTGGCGGAAAAACTGGCCGAGGATGGCATTCCGGCGGCGGCGATTCACGGCAACAAGAGCCAGTCGGCGCGCACCCGGGCGCTGGCGGATTTCAAGGATGGCAGGGTGCCGGTCCTGGTGGCCACGGACATCGCGGCACGCGGACTGGACATCGATCAGCTACCCCATGTAGTGAACTTCGAGTTGCCGAATGTGCCGGAGGACTACGTCCATCGGATTGGCCGCACCGGGCGGGCCGGCAACACCGGGTCCGCTGTGTCGTTGGTGGCGAAGGAGGAGCTGAAGCTGCTGAATGGTATCGAGCGTCTGATCAAACGCCCGATTCAGCGGGGGGCGGTGGAGGATTTCGCCCCGCAGGCCGAGCGCCGGGAAGACCGGTCGCGGCGGTCGTCGCAAGAGGTGCGTGAGGGGGGCGGCAGGCAGTCTCCCCCGGACCAGCCCAAGGCGCGGGCAGGGCTGGCGCCCCGCAGCGCCGCCCGGCATTTGCCGAAGCCGCAGAGGGCAGGCAACCGGCTGCGCAGCCAGGGCGGCAAACGCGGTTGA
- a CDS encoding sterol desaturase family protein, which produces MILSNLTSHLKFPSIDRLWPDVTVEDVLSAVILITFASLMAIEIRYGGGVRTDPSVRKSYRTNLSLFLFNDLLMSALSVSSLLVLAECHAGGGLLAGVSTPWLRGLLALLLLDLVLYCWHWASHRLPWLWLFHKVHHSDHSMNVTTGFRLHFAEVLLTVLVKAGFIVVTGVHAAQVLFSEALITLAVLFHHADISFPGECRLGHIFIVPSLHRVHHSALRSEHDRNYGALFSFWDRFFGTLLEVQPAQIGLRDVEPLNFTETLKFGFTYVYMPTPRPLRLRPRQPLEPMIAEAAYFRAEKRGFVPGFEMFDWLAAEREIEERLNGGSGNAGAVRQTP; this is translated from the coding sequence ATGATCCTGAGCAATCTGACGTCGCACCTGAAGTTTCCCAGCATCGACCGTCTGTGGCCGGATGTAACCGTCGAGGACGTGCTGTCGGCGGTGATTCTAATCACGTTTGCTTCTTTGATGGCGATCGAGATCCGCTATGGCGGGGGCGTGCGAACCGACCCCTCGGTGCGGAAATCGTACCGGACGAACCTGTCGCTGTTCCTGTTCAACGACTTACTGATGTCCGCCTTGTCGGTGTCTTCCCTGCTGGTATTGGCGGAGTGCCATGCCGGCGGTGGACTCCTGGCCGGCGTGAGCACCCCCTGGCTTCGTGGGCTGCTGGCCTTGCTCCTGCTCGATCTGGTGCTGTATTGCTGGCACTGGGCCAGCCACCGCCTGCCCTGGCTGTGGCTGTTCCACAAGGTGCACCACAGCGATCATTCGATGAACGTGACGACCGGTTTCCGACTGCATTTCGCCGAGGTGCTGTTGACGGTACTGGTCAAGGCCGGCTTCATCGTGGTCACGGGCGTACATGCCGCCCAGGTCCTGTTCAGCGAGGCGCTGATCACCCTGGCCGTGTTGTTTCACCATGCCGATATTTCGTTTCCGGGGGAGTGCCGGCTGGGTCATATCTTCATCGTGCCAAGCCTGCACCGTGTGCATCACTCGGCTTTGCGCAGCGAGCACGATCGTAATTACGGCGCACTGTTTTCGTTTTGGGACCGGTTTTTCGGCACACTGCTGGAAGTCCAGCCGGCACAGATCGGATTACGCGACGTGGAGCCCTTGAATTTCACCGAAACCCTGAAGTTCGGTTTCACCTATGTCTATATGCCGACGCCACGTCCTCTTCGACTTCGCCCCCGGCAGCCATTGGAACCGATGATCGCCGAAGCCGCCTATTTCCGGGCCGAAAAGCGCGGATTCGTTCCGGGGTTCGAAATGTTCGACTGGCTGGCCGCCGAGCGCGAAATCGAGGAGCGGTTGAACGGTGGGAGCGGTAACGCCGGCGCTGTCCGCCAGACGCCGTAA
- a CDS encoding MMPL family transporter, protein MNIPQLAANMAERFARRPGRVLALAMAFSVLSLWAVFQLPVYTSRQALLPHDNAVAQRFDAFLKKFGAASDLIVVLEGAPPDELKTFADELASALAAEPEIAQATARVDLRFLLEHAYLAVPEDRLKALAGTLDRFAGAAIPSDAPRIDAALDRLRERLEEAPAAPDAGIDIPTAETGLKLLAVLLDEWHRWLAAGEVPAALDWGRLLAGQGGSEVANEGYFVSRDGRMYFLFVHPASASEDFTATGPFIEKVRDVAATQAAKTRAAGRVAPKVGLTGLPAIEYEEHVSIRHDIALVVGSAASLIVLLILAVVRSWRWALVIFVPMGLGVLWSLGLALVTVGHLTLITASFIAILFGLGADYGIFTSARIAEERRRGKPLTEAIGAGMGASFQAVFTAGGASVVIFGALATVDFPGFSELGLVAAKGVMLILVSTWLVQPALYALLPPKLAPLPAAASAGAIEPGRMPFRGSVAVILVAGALATAAFGIGSGYELPFDYDVLSLLPKDSESAYYQNRMVAESDYQAEVVIFTAPDLEEARRIAAEAGRLGSVAKVQSLMDLFPPDADARALEARRIGELADDGYAVRLARLAAIGLPEGTFGRVRTILEKGGDFIDQSQELAFSAGHSGLVAALEDVRGRLDAVRSAIEADPVQARERSERFFRMLLSAAERGVALLAEWRQARPITPAQLPPALRDRFFAADGTVAVYAFPAKTVYDPANLDRLMQEIYGVSPDATGFPATHQVFSKSVVESFTHGTREAVTVCLLWLMALCGIRYNYANIIALPLVIALAVDYGVWFSQRWFDLKDRSLTQINRVAGRVIGLAAGTELAGLGAITLANYRGVSSLGVNITVGLLCCLAATLWVAPAIGQLLDSRKKP, encoded by the coding sequence GTGAATATTCCCCAACTGGCCGCCAATATGGCCGAACGCTTCGCCCGCCGGCCGGGGCGGGTCCTGGCTCTCGCCATGGCGTTCTCGGTGTTGTCTCTCTGGGCGGTTTTCCAACTGCCGGTCTATACTTCCCGCCAGGCCCTGCTGCCGCACGACAACGCCGTTGCCCAGCGCTTCGACGCTTTCCTGAAGAAATTCGGCGCCGCTTCCGACCTGATCGTGGTCCTGGAAGGGGCACCTCCGGATGAACTGAAGACATTCGCCGACGAACTGGCGAGCGCCCTCGCTGCCGAGCCCGAAATCGCCCAGGCGACGGCACGGGTCGATCTGCGTTTTCTGCTGGAGCACGCCTATCTGGCCGTACCTGAAGATCGGCTCAAAGCGCTGGCGGGCACGCTCGACAGGTTTGCGGGAGCTGCCATCCCCAGCGATGCCCCTCGGATCGACGCGGCTCTGGACCGCCTTCGCGAGCGCCTCGAAGAGGCGCCCGCCGCGCCCGATGCCGGTATCGACATTCCCACGGCCGAGACCGGCCTGAAACTGCTGGCGGTTCTGCTCGACGAGTGGCACCGCTGGCTCGCCGCGGGCGAGGTGCCGGCCGCGCTCGACTGGGGACGGCTGCTGGCCGGCCAGGGCGGGAGCGAGGTCGCCAATGAAGGCTATTTCGTCTCGCGCGACGGGCGTATGTACTTCCTGTTCGTGCACCCGGCGAGCGCTTCGGAGGATTTCACCGCCACCGGGCCGTTCATCGAAAAGGTGAGAGACGTGGCGGCAACGCAGGCGGCGAAGACTCGGGCAGCCGGCCGGGTCGCGCCCAAGGTGGGGCTGACCGGGCTGCCGGCCATAGAGTACGAAGAGCACGTCAGCATCCGCCACGACATAGCGCTGGTGGTCGGTTCCGCCGCCAGCCTGATCGTCCTCCTGATTCTGGCGGTGGTGCGGAGCTGGCGCTGGGCGCTGGTCATCTTCGTTCCCATGGGCCTCGGGGTGTTGTGGAGCCTGGGCCTGGCGCTGGTGACCGTCGGCCATCTCACTCTCATCACCGCCAGCTTCATTGCCATCCTGTTCGGTCTGGGTGCGGATTACGGCATCTTCACCTCGGCGCGGATCGCCGAGGAGCGTCGTCGCGGTAAACCGCTGACCGAGGCGATCGGGGCAGGGATGGGCGCTTCCTTCCAGGCGGTGTTCACCGCGGGCGGCGCCTCGGTGGTGATTTTCGGGGCTTTGGCCACGGTCGATTTCCCCGGCTTTTCCGAACTGGGGCTGGTGGCGGCCAAGGGAGTGATGCTGATCCTGGTCAGTACCTGGCTGGTCCAGCCGGCGCTGTATGCCTTGCTGCCGCCGAAACTCGCGCCGTTGCCGGCCGCGGCGTCTGCCGGGGCGATCGAGCCGGGCCGTATGCCTTTCCGGGGAAGCGTCGCCGTGATCCTGGTCGCGGGGGCGTTGGCTACGGCGGCATTCGGCATCGGAAGCGGCTACGAGCTTCCCTTCGATTACGACGTGCTTTCGCTGTTGCCGAAAGACTCCGAGTCAGCCTACTACCAGAACCGTATGGTCGCGGAGAGCGACTATCAGGCGGAAGTGGTCATCTTTACCGCACCAGACCTCGAAGAGGCCCGACGCATCGCAGCGGAGGCGGGCAGGCTGGGGAGCGTGGCCAAGGTGCAGTCGCTCATGGACCTGTTTCCGCCCGACGCCGACGCACGCGCCCTCGAGGCCCGGCGCATCGGCGAACTTGCTGACGACGGCTATGCGGTCCGATTGGCCAGGCTCGCCGCCATCGGTCTGCCGGAAGGGACTTTCGGACGCGTGCGGACGATTCTGGAGAAGGGCGGCGATTTCATCGACCAGTCCCAGGAGCTGGCATTCTCGGCCGGGCATTCCGGGCTGGTGGCGGCTTTGGAAGACGTACGGGGGAGGCTGGATGCAGTCCGGTCCGCCATCGAGGCCGATCCCGTCCAGGCCCGGGAGCGCAGCGAGCGGTTCTTCCGGATGCTGCTGTCGGCGGCGGAGCGGGGCGTGGCACTGCTGGCGGAGTGGCGCCAGGCGCGGCCCATCACCCCGGCCCAACTTCCGCCGGCTTTGCGGGACCGGTTTTTCGCCGCCGACGGGACGGTTGCAGTGTACGCTTTTCCGGCAAAAACTGTGTATGATCCCGCCAACCTCGACAGGCTGATGCAGGAAATTTATGGCGTGTCGCCCGATGCGACCGGCTTCCCGGCCACCCATCAGGTGTTCTCCAAGTCCGTGGTGGAAAGCTTCACCCATGGAACTCGTGAGGCGGTGACCGTTTGCCTGCTGTGGCTGATGGCTCTCTGCGGCATCCGCTACAACTATGCCAACATCATCGCTTTGCCCCTGGTCATCGCCCTGGCGGTGGATTACGGCGTATGGTTCTCCCAGCGCTGGTTCGACCTCAAGGACCGTTCGCTGACGCAGATCAATCGGGTCGCGGGGAGGGTGATCGGGCTCGCCGCCGGCACCGAGCTGGCGGGACTGGGGGCGATCACCCTGGCGAACTATCGCGGCGTGTCCAGCCTGGGCGTCAACATCACCGTCGGTCTCCTGTGCTGCTTGGCCGCGACCCTGTGGGTGGCACCGGCGATCGGACAGCTTCTCGATTCAAGAAAGAAACCATGA